A DNA window from Camelina sativa cultivar DH55 chromosome 13, Cs, whole genome shotgun sequence contains the following coding sequences:
- the LOC104737290 gene encoding cysteine-rich receptor-like protein kinase 37: protein MGKSCLVTTFLSLLLLFLQTLKYVNASFICYGDVFNVSYGVSRDYLFSSLPSNVVSNGNFYNASFGRDSKNNRVHVVAFCRRGYETLACKTCLEHVVADTKSRCNQKESFSWVTDESDDVSCSLRYTNRSIFGKLELSPVVINANPNSINSSIFEDMILFSQEWIAMVNRTLEAASTADTSSVLKYYNATKTKFTQISDVYAFMQCTPDLSPGDCKRCLRECVNDFQMQYWGKQGAGVSRPSCCFRWDIYPYYKAFDDVTSVPALSPQASSTILNFVRDKKRFQGFQGSNIVIMVVPTVINLLIFVVLILSWKRKRSHTGMNEASDSSDGQSMVRFDLRMILIATNNFSPEKKLGQGGFGSVYKGVLPSGQEIAVKRLTKGSGQGDMQFKNEVLLLTRLQHRNLVKLLGFCNEKDEEILVYEFVPNSSLDRFIFDEEKRRILTWDVRYTIIEGVARGLQYLHEDSQLRIIHRDLKASNILLDADMNPKVADFGMARLFNMDETRGQTSRVVGTYGYMAPEYAIYGQFSAKSDVYCFGVMLLEMICGKRNKNSEKEEDEEEELSAFVWKRWIEGRFAEIIDPWVAPSNNISTNEVVKLIHIGLLCVQENVYKRPSMSSILFWLERHANTTMPVPTPVAFLTRLSSSNEH from the exons ATGGGAAAGAGTTGTCTTGTGACTACTTTTCTCtcgcttctccttctcttccttcaaACCCTTAAATACGTTAATGCCAGTTTCATCTGCTACGGTGACGTTTTCAATGTTAGCTACGGCGTCAGTCGAGActacctcttctcttctcttccttccaACGTCGTTAGTAACGGCAATTTCTACAACGCGTCCTTTGGCAGAGATTCCAAAAACAACAGAGTCCACGTTGTTGCATTTTGCAGACGAGGCTACGAGACGCTAGCTTGTAAGACATGTCTAGAACATGTGGTTGCCGACACAAAATCAAGGTGTAATCAAAAAGAGTCTTTCTCATGGGTCACTGATGAATCCGACGACGTTTCTTGCTCACTACGTTACACCAACCGCTCAATTTTTGGCAAACTGGAGCTCTCACCAGTTGTTATCAACGCTAACCCAAACAGTATAAATTCATCCATATTCGAGGACATGATTTTGTTCAGCCAAGAATGGATTGCAATGGTTAACCGGACGCTCGAGGCTGCTTCCACCGCTGACACTTCCTCAGTGCTCAAGTACTATAACGCCACAAAAACAAAGTTCACACAAATTTCAGATGTTTACGCGTTTATGCAATGCACGCCTGACCTATCGCCAGGAGACTGCAAGAGATGTCTAAGAGAGTGTGTGAACGACTTTCAAATGCAGTACTGGGGAAAACAAGGAGCTGGGGTTAGTCGGCCTAGCTGTTGTTTCCGGTGGGATATTTATCCTTACTATAAAGCTTTTGATGATGTTACAAGCGTTCCTGCTCTTTCTCCTCAAGCTTCTTCGACTATTCTCAATTTCGTGAGAGACAAGAAAAGATTTCAAGGATTTCAAGGAAGCAACATTGTAATTATGGTGGTCCCAACGGTCATCAATCTCTTAATATTTGTGGTTCTAATACTTTCTTGGAAGAGAAAGCGGTCACACACCGGAATGAATG AGGCTTCTGATTCGAGTGATGGTCAATCTATGGTACGTTTTGATCTCCGAATGATTCTTATTGCAACCAATAACTTCTCTCCTGAAAAGAAGCTTGGCCAAGGTGGATTTGGATCTGTGTACAAg GGAGTATTACCGAGCGGGCAAGAGATAGCGGTAAAGAGATTAACAAAAGGCTCAGGGCAAGGAGATATGCAGTTCAAGAATGAGGTCTTACTCTTGACAAGACTCCAACATAGAAATCTGGTTAAGCTTCTTGGGTTTTGtaatgagaaagatgaagagattCTCGTCTACGAGTTTGTCCCTAATTCAAGCCTTGACCGCTTCATATTTG atgaagaaaaacgCCGGATTCTGACATGGGATGTGAGGTACACAATCATAGAAGGAGTTGCCAGAGGGCTTCAATATCTCCATGAAGATTCTCAGTTGAGGATTATTCACAGAGATTTGAAGGCAAGCAATATCCTTTTAGACGCAGATATGAACCCTAAGGTTGCAGACTTTGGGATGGCGAGGCTGTTCAATATGGATGAGACTCGAGGACAGACAAGCAGAGTAGTTGGAACATA CGGATATATGGCTCCAGAATACGCGATATACGGACAATTCTCTGCTAAATCTGATGTTTATTGCTTTGGTGTCATGCTTCTAGAGATGATATGTGGTAAACGCAACAAAAATtcggaaaaagaagaagatgaagaagaagagctttcaGCTTTT GTATGGAAGAGGTGGATTGAAGGAAGATTCGCAGAGATCATTGATCCGTGGGTTGCTCCGAGTAACAATATCTCAACAAACGAAGTAGTGAAGCTCATCCACATAGGTTTGTTGTGTGTTCAAGAGAATGTTTACAAAAGACCTAGCATGAGTTCAATCCTCTTTTGGCTTGAAAGACATGCCAACACCACCATGCCTGTGCCCACACCTGTTGCTTTTCTTACACGTCTGTCATCATCTAATGAGCATTGA